The following proteins come from a genomic window of Oncorhynchus clarkii lewisi isolate Uvic-CL-2024 chromosome 23, UVic_Ocla_1.0, whole genome shotgun sequence:
- the LOC139381316 gene encoding merozoite surface protein CMZ-8-like, with amino-acid sequence MNSPLTPPLTPPTPPLTPPTPPLTPPYSPINSPSPYSPINSPYSPINSPINSPSPDSPINSPYSPINSPSPYSPINSPYSPINSPSPYSPINSPYSPINSPSFYSPINSPYSPINSPSPYSPINSPYSPINSPYSPINSPLLPH; translated from the coding sequence atgaACTCCCCCCTTACTCCCCCATtaactccccctactcccccattaactccccctactcccccattaacTCCCCCTTACTCCCCCATTAACTCCCCCTCTCCTTACTCCCCCATtaactccccctactcccccattaacTCCCCCATTAACTCCCCCTCTCCTGACTCCCCCATtaactccccctactcccccattaacTCCCCCTCTCCTTACTCCCCCATtaactccccctactcccccattaacTCCCCCTCTCCTTACTCCCCCATTAACTCCCCATACTCCCCCATTAACTCCCCCTCCTTTTACTCCCCCATtaactccccctactcccccattaacTCCCCCTCTCCTTACTCCCCCATtaactccccctactcccccattaactccccctactcccccattaacTCCCCCTTACTCCCCCATTAA
- the LOC139381317 gene encoding uncharacterized protein — translation METAEQVEGDVNTPYTSNGKTPYTSNDKTPYTSNENSPYTSNGNTPYSSNGNTPYSSNGNTPYSSNGNTPYTSNGNTPYTSNGNTPYTSNGNTPYSSNGNTPYSSNGNTPYTSNVNTPYTSNGKTPYTSNGKTPYTSNGNTPYTSNGNTPYTSNGNTPYTSNVNTPYTSNGNTPYTSNVNTPYTSNVNTPYTSNVNTPYTSNVNTPYTSNVNTPYTSNGNTPYTSNVNTPYTSNGKTPYTSNGKTPYTSNGNTPYTSNGNTPYTSNGNTPYTSNVNTPYTSNGNTPYTSNGNTPYTSNGNTPYTSNGNTPYTSNGNTPYTSNGNTPYTSNGNTPYTGNGKSPYTSNGNTPYTSNGKSPYTFLTL, via the exons ATGGAAACAGCAGAGCAGGTTGAGG GTGATGTGAATACTCCCTACACTAGCAATGGGAAGACTCCCTACACTAGCAATGATAAGACTCCCTACACCAGCAATGAAAATAGTCCCTACACTAGCAATGGGAATACCCCCTACAGTAGCAATGGGAATACCCCCTACAGTAGCAATGGGAATACCCCCTACTCTAGCAATGGGAATACCCCCTACACTAGCAATGGGAATACCCCCTACACTAGCAATGGGAATACTCCCTACACTAGCAATGGGAATACCCCCTACAGTAGCAATGGGAATACCCCCTACAGTAGCAATGGGAATACCCCCTACACTAGCAATGTGAATACTCCCTACACTAGCAATGGGAAGACTCCCTACACTAGCAATGGGAAGACTCCCTACACTAGCAATGGGAATACCCCCTACACTAGCAATGGGAATACCCCCTACACTAGCAATGGGAATACTCCCTACACTAGCAATGTGAATACTCCCTACACTAGCAATGGGAATACTCCCTACACTAGCAATGTGAATACTCCCTACACTAGCAATGTGAATACTCCCTACACTAGCAATGTGAATACTCCCTACACTAGCAATGTGAATACTCCCTACACTAGCAATGTGAATACTCCCTACACTAGCAATGGGAATACTCCCTACACTAGCAATGTGAATACTCCCTACACTAGCAATGGGAAGACTCCCTACACTAGCAATGGGAAGACTCCCTACACTAGCAATGGGAATACCCCCTACACTAGCAATGGGAATACCCCCTACACTAGCAATGGGAATACTCCCTACACTAGCAATGTGAATACCCCCTACACTAGCAATGGGAATACCCCCTACACTAGCAATGGGAATACTCCCTACACTAGCAATGGGAATACTCCCTACACTAGCAATGGGAATACTCCCTACACTAGCAATGGGAATACTCCCTACACTAGCAATGGGAATACTCCCTACACTAGCAATGGGAATACTCCTTACACTGGCAATGGGAAGAGTCCCTACACTAGCAATGGGAATACTCCCTACACTAGCAATGGGAAGAGTCCCTACACTTTTCTCACACTTTAG